The Lycium barbarum isolate Lr01 chromosome 4, ASM1917538v2, whole genome shotgun sequence nucleotide sequence GACTTTTTGCCTATTAAGAAACTAGTTATACATATATAGTCATTTAGATGAGGACATATGTGTTAGGGGCGACCTACAAAGAGTTTAGAGCCGGATTCAGAATTTTGAGTTTATGAATTTTAATGTCTAGAAAATGCAGCTTAGCAGGTTCCGGTAAGCAGATTTCTTAACAAAAAATACAAAATTTAGCCTGGCCAAAGCTATTGAGTTCTGTCAAACTAGTAGTTAGAACTCTTAGTTCCTCCCCTGCACGATTAAAACAAAGATGCATAGATGAGGCTTTCAAAGAGTAATAGCTCATGATGTTAAATCTTTCTTTGGTACATTTTGTGTTTACATGTTCTTGCTGTCTAGTGCCAAGAATGATATGACTGGAAAAGAAAAGGCCCTTTCTAATATTAATAAAAAACCTGCCACATTTCGCTTAAAACCCCACGAATACACCAAGAACATACAAACACAAAGTATGCAAATCGTGAAACATTAAAATATCTCCTCCAACTCATACATCAATTTAGTTCATCTCAGCATCTAATACAATGCAAACTTCACAGAATACAAGTGATAAATTCATGAAATGCAATCTGCCAACTCCCTAAATGATACTGAAGTAAAGAAATTCATCAACATTTCCCCAGCACTTAACTAAGCAAGCACGAAAGAAGCAAAGAGCACGAGTAAGCTTGACATTCCAGTCCATGCGACCCTGCTCACTCCACTTTTTTCTTTTGCAGCTGGTGCCATGTAAAAAATTCATCATGAGGACAATATTGTGAGCAAGAACGCAATGCAAATTAATGCCATCTTGAATCTACATTTGACTAGGAGATTAATTCTAAATGAGGAAAGAGATGGATGCATATAATTTAGACATAGACACTTCCGTGCTCCATTTGGCTAACCCTCCTGTCCAGTTCAGTGACTAGAAGTGCCTAGACAGGGTACCTTCCAGACATTACTTGTAAATTTATTGTGATCTCTATACCCATTCTTCTTTCTTTCCCAGCCGTAGAAAAACATTCAATTAGCATGATTCAAGAGGTGGAAAACAGAAGAAAAAGAAACTTACTCTAGAAAGACAATGCGACCAGTGGGTAGGGCCTAGAAAAGACTTTAAAAACTTAATCCATAGCTATGCAGAAAGCTGAAAAGCCACATTCACGATAAACTGCTGTGTAATACCAGTGGCTTATTGGATAAGAAGAACAAGCTTCTAAAGATTGAGAAGCATAGCTCCCTTAGTAATCAGGTGAAATCAGAACAGTTTCATTTCGACCACAAATGACTTTATTTCCATTTCAACTCGTTCTTCTATGATACAGCTTGACTCCCTCAAATCAAGCTTCTCAAAGGTCAAAAGTTTTGGCCGAAGATCTAAGATTTAATTGAGCACCGCTAAGAAATAGGACGGACTTCAGCTAAGTACTCCTAAAATCAATTAACGATTGTGTCTGGGGACAAAATGTAAAAGTATTTTGCAACTGTAGAGAAACTTGATTAAAACAGGAAGAACGGGAACTTTGAAAGAAAAAGCAACAGAACACTTATTTGTATGAATTTAATTTCTCACCAGACATCATTCActattttgtgtttttttttctcCTCTAAGCCTCTAAGTTGCAAACGAAGAGAGACAATTCTAAAAAGCTTTATGTCTCTGATATTAAATTTCACATCCGAGAAAATCTCATTTCAGCACAGAATTAACAAAACACGTTGAGTGCATCAACAAGTCCAACATAAACATTCTTGTCGCACCACAAATTTACGGTACATCACAATCTACTCACATTCTCGTTGTGCAAAAGGTTCACAATATTGTGTTTTGTCTCATTTCAAAAACCTTATACGACAAGTCACTCACTCCGTGTAAACTGAAAACTTATTTAATAGTTGGAACAAGTCAAGGTATACAACTTTGCTGTAAAGTTTCAAAATTGGGGGCTCTGAGTTATTGAACAAGAACAACTATATCAAGTCAACCTTTGAATTTGTAATCTTGCTTTAACTTAAATATAACAAAGATTGGCCCGTAAAAGCAGAAATAAACTTAAATTGTCAACTTCTTTATCAGATATACCATAGTGGAGCAAATAAACATAAGTACAAACACCTGTGGATCACAATTCGGTAAATTTAAAGGAACAAGGTCCAATTGTTGCAGGAAACAGGATTCACTCTTGGCTCTCTTCCTATAAGATATCTTGGTCTTCCACTCTCATTAAAAAAGTGGAGCAAAATAAAGTGCCACCAACTTACAGAGAAAATCACCCACAGAATCACTAGGGTATATTCAAAGCAATTATCCATTTATCCTATGCAGGTAGGTTGCAGATTATTATCTCAGTGTTGTTCTCAATTCATAGTTTTTGGGGATCAGTCTTTATTCTACCCCAAAGTGTGATCAAAGATGTGGACAAAAAGTGCAGAGAGTATTTGTGGGGCACTACAGAGGGAAAAAGGAAGATAGCAATTGTGGCTTGGGATAGTGTGTGCGTGCCAAAGAAAGTTGGAGGACTAATCCACAGGACAGATGGGTACATGGTGTGTATATGAGGAATAATGATAATATATGGGATCATCTACCTCCACAGGACAGTAGTTGGTACTGAAGGAAACTAAATGCTTTAAAAGTGGACATGAAGAACTGGTACTCACAACAAGGGATATACAGACTGAAATCAAATGGGAACTACTCTATCTCAGCAAGCTATACACAAATGTTGGGAGATCAGAGAAGATTGAGAGGGGCTGAGCTGATTTGGAGCAGAATCTTACAACCGAAGCATAGGTTTATTGCTTGGCTTCTGTTAAAGGGAGATTACTAACAAAAGTGAGGCTGCAAAGGTTGCAAATTCCAGTAAACAATTTAGACTGTTGTTTATGTGATGAACAGGCCAGAGAGACACAAATGCATATATTTGCTGAGTGTAGGTGGACTAAACAAATATTTGATGCTATGAAATAATGGACTGGAGTGCAGATGCCAGTTGGGGATGCAAAACAGGTGATAGCAGGGATCAGAAGGAAGAAATGGAGGGAATTCTACAAGGAAGTTATAGCAGCACTTTGGGGTGCAATGATATATAATATATGGAAGACTATGAACTGGAAACTCTATAGGGGAACACCTGTGAATACAGAAGCGGTGATCACACAAATAAAACAGGATTTTGTAACTAGACTAGATACAGTGAGGTATTCAAGAAAGGCCAGCAGCTGCAGGACATTGATTCAAAAGTTTTTCTTGTAATTAGATGGTTTGTTGGTAGGCTTAGTGCTATTAACACCCTTCCTGGAAGGTGGTTAATAGGGTTAGATGCTCTTTAGAGTGTAATGTTTTTTATGTTAATGGTAATATTTACATTTGTTACCAAAAAAGGTCCAATAATTAACAAAAATAATTCAGTGGAAACAATGAGCAATACAATCTCAGTTACCTGGTGTTGTCTTTGAAGGAGAACGTGAACTTGGAGAAGCCGCTGGtgacaaaaacaaaaataaaataaaaattaatgcTAAATCCAAAATGACAGCTACAAACAAAAATAGTTAAGCCCCAAttatttttcaaagaaaattttgtCCATTTCCCGAAATTATTTTTCCAAGTTGATTTCTCAAACATCACTCAATTAATAGTTATTATCTAATAGAAAATCACTTTTTTGTTATGTAACCAAAAAGAAGGATGACTTTATGAGATACTCCCTCAGAAGGTGCGTGACTGaacacgaaattaaaaaaaaaaaattaaaacttgtggtctaaaataaaccaaaaaaatTTATTTTGGTACAAGGTAAAAAGTTAAATTTAAAGTAAAATTATTATATTACAGGTAGAAAGGTGTATTTCTTTTTGACGGAATACAAAGGAAAGAGGGTAATAACAATAAACCGACACTAAGGGATCGTTTGGTACATAGACAAAATTATCTCAGGATTAATTTATCCCATCTcttgggactaatttatcccatccaGGAGATAtgagataaaataatctcaagaTTAATAAGATAAGATGAGAtatctttttttaaatttgaGATGTACTTTATACTTTGTTTGATATAAGATATTAATTTATatgagataaatttataccttctgcaaaaaaaaaaaagacagaacAAAAAATGAAGAATATCAGATTTGAAGTAGAGATTTTGCTTCAATCAAAGTCAACTAATTGACACGCAATTCAAATCACAAGTCCTTCTCAtttccaaaaacaaaaacaaaatcaaaatcaGGGGTTTGAACTAAAAGTCCACTAATTTAGTAACAAGTGAAGAAACCTGCTCTAATATATAATTCAACTGATAAAAACTGTACCTTTGCAAGCGGAAACATCACCAGGGATATTACAGTATTTAGGAAGACCAATAGCTTGAGTAACATTAATACCAAGACTAGGTAACAAAGTGGGATTTCCATAAAGTTTGCAAAGACAAGCAAGATCGTCAGTCACAGCTTCTCTAAGTGGATCACAACAAGATGCTGGTGGTTTGGTTGAGTTAAGGTAAGGTGCACATGGAACTAACTTTGAAGCACAATCTGGCTGTTGGGCTTGAGTGGTGGTTACTGATAGTAGCGCCACCGTGATCAGAAACAAGTGTTTGGAGGAAATCATGTTTCTTTGTTTGGTTTTATTTTTTGCTTCCTACGGAAAAGGTCTTCTGTCACCTTTAGAGGTATAGTTGTTGAGGGAACTAAATGCCACATTTATGTTAGTGGTTTAGGCCGGACTATTTTTCTAAAACTTGTGATATGAGGCAGGCGTTTGGCCAGGAAAAGcaaatattttttcactttatttggaattttaaaATGGAATTGAAGATGAAATTGTGTTTGCTAATAACCTTTTGGAAATAACATTTGATTGTTTGAATATAATGAAAGTTGTATTTGGAAATTTCAAACAAAGTGAAAAAAATTcataaaaagtgaaaaattctcacgGCTAAACGGTTCTGTGTCATATTTTGTTTTTTCCCTAATTCACATGATGGTATTTGAATCTTGAGAGTCAAACGAATTATTTTTATCGCAATATTTTCATGTCTTTAAGATATTTCAAGTTATTAATTAGTGTGACTTGTACTAGTATTTTTTTTGTAGTTctaaaaatgtatattttattttaaagatTTTATGTCAAATTTACAAtcaaaattaagaaatttgaCCTCTCAAAGTTAAAAATGTGACATATAAATTTGAACAGAATGAATAACATTTATAGCAATAAAACTTTTGAGATAATGATTTTCACTCGCAAATTTTAACTTCTTAGAGTTCATGTCTAAGCACACAACAGAAacccaactttcaattttttttttttttttttttaactttaactTCAAATACTCAATTTGTTCAACTTCTCTCAAATAAATCGTGTTTGAAAATTTGTTTACATAAATTTCTATGACAAATTCTCTATATATACTTTATAAATTTAAGTGAAATATTTCTTAAAGACTTTTTACCAAAGTAAAGGAGTTAAAATCTGATAAGATAGAACTAGTACTAGTTACTTTAGGCATGAGAGTTTTTCGCTTTTTTCtagaaatttttttcactttattgaaAAATCAGCATTTGGTCAtgaaaattcaaaattttaaaaatagttaaatcttatttttacttttatttttatatatatatttttcactttcattacattcaaacaatcaaatatttcaaaaattatatccaaacacaacttcatcttcagctccaacttcaaaattccataAACAGTGAAAagtatttgattttcatggccaaacgcctactaaatatttcttttattttttatttttttgccgaAAACAAGAACTAACATATAcagtagttatatatatatatatatatatatatatatatatatatatatatatatatatatatatatataaacagtaatactccctccatttcataatACTTGTCCACTTTCCCTTTTACACGtctttaagaaatcataaataaaagtgtattttgacTACATTACCCTTATCTCTCTCCAATTAATTGCACTCTAATTAGGGCTAAAcacgaaaaaccgaaccaaaccgataaccAAACCAAATCGGAAAAAAAACCGACaattatttggtttggtttttaaatttaaaaaccgactatatttggtttggtttttatTTCAAGTCTAAAAAAATCGaaaaaaaaccgaaccaaaccgactttatatatacatattttaaaaattatatttgtatatatatgtgtgtgtattttaatttttttatgaaaaaattgCAATTTATATTACGTTTTTATACTCTTGGGCCATGCTTTTGAAAAAATTACTTTGGCATATTTCCATGTTTATAGCAAGCTCTGGCGAAGAGTATTATATCTATAGACAAGTGAGTCACTAGTACTGTTAGCTACTTTAGCATGTTTCCATTGTAAAGATGTGGCaagtttttatttttagaaaGGTAATATCTAGTAAAGGTGTGGCAAGCTTTTGTGGCAATATCCAGTTTTCTATTTCAGATGAGTTTGGTTTCAGATAGTGACtacaatatattttaaaaaaccGACAAAAATTGAATAGTAAAAACTGATATAGTTTGGTTCGACAATTTGAATAACCAGcttaattggtttggttattttttaaataaaaaccgAACCATGAGCACCCCTATCTCTAATCAATATTggttactttaaaaaataattaatgttaagggcaaagtaagaaaaacttaattaattctatcttgattttaTAAATGAATAAATATTTGTGATGGATATTTATAGTAACGTGGACAATTAATATAGGACAGAAGGAGTATAAATTATTTAATCATAAGCATCCTATCTTCCCACCACACCTCACTTAATAGCGACCTCTCTTGTTGACTCGAATTGTTTGAGGTTGAAGGTGGGGCTTGGGGATCATAAATAACTTGAATAGTATTCTCTCGaaatttctactattatagaagagtgggtttgGATCGTCGTCCACCCATTTTCTATAatagttaattaaaaaaaattgaaggtgGGGCCTatgtgaagaagtaggagaaaaaaaattaaggtggggtccacatgaagaagtaggagacaattgcaaaaaaaaaggacatttaaataatgataataagtccagaaaatggtaaaggtacgcttagagaaaatttaaagaagagaaattcgagaaaaaggaaataacgatttaaattgaacacaaaaacctctaaagaagtcataaaaccaaaatatttaaaacttatacctctGGGTAAAgataaaaatgcactaattttagatacatacgtctcacacaaataatgaggaataatatCAAGAAAACTAAATATAAACGgtaagaaacgtatacacatattttcttaaaatgatgaagttggcctatacttaaaaatttaagactacaacagatgctaacGCATGAAAGCatttttcagtgttgttgagtagaaaaagatgatggcatgaaactcggtaggagaaggtgtatttcaaatctttcaattggagaaccaaaccaggaaagtcatatatggaagaagcagactaagtaaaataatttattgatattttcaattaattaaattataatactctctctctctctctctctctctctctatatatatatatatatatatatatatatatatatataaaaggacatttaaataatgataataagttcaaaaaatagtaaaggtatatatatatatatatatatatatatagatgtgtgtgtgtgtgtgtaggaaagtcatatatggaagaagcagactaagtaaaataatttattgatattttcaattaattgaattataatattttctataataaaaattccataattatattactaaaaggtactctctctgtcctaatttatgtgacatagtttgactagacacgaagtttaaaaaagaaaggaaagatctttgaaacttgtggtctaaaacaagtcatagatatttgagtggatttaaatcatttcattaaaggtaaaaggggaagtttcaagttaaatgatttttaaacataaaaatatattattcttttttagacagactaaaaagaaaagtgttgtactattttttgtgttgggcccATGCTAACACGGGCTTTTATCATCTAGTCTTTAAGATAAAGTCTTACATAAaatatcatttttttgcgcggattgcccttcttttgtggtggtctttaaattttgccgctcatatttgtggtcattaagctttgcccttcgcttggatacctgaggttctgggttcgaacccccgctcaggcataaaaaaaTATCGCAAGGCAAGGCTGGCGGGAGTGTATGCCAGATCCGGCATatagtccttaaggaaaaactaaagttatgccggagggggcagactttgctttgaggcatatatatatatatattttattttattttacttttcaaggcaaacttttagttatgtcttaaggaaaaactccgtcttatggggcatacttttagttatgccttaaggaaaagctCCGCCTTATGGggtatacttttagttatgccttgactaaaagtgtgccccataaaagtatgccccataaggcggaacttttccttaagacataactaaaagtttgccttataaggcaatgtctatgccttaaggaaaagttctgtcttatgggacatacttttggttatgtcttaattaaaagtttgcctcataaggcatagttccttaaggaaaagttctgtcccataaggcataactaaactataccttgaggaaaagttatgccccctccgacataactttagtttttctttaaggactgtatgccggatccggcatacactccccccagtcctgccttgccatttttatttttattttatgcctgagcagaagttcgaacccagaacctcatgtatccaagcaaagggcaaaacttaaagaccacaaatatgaggggtaaaatttaaagaccaccccaaaagaagggcaattcgtaTAAAATATTAGCACACTCCACTTGGAAATATATAAGTTAATTGGTAATTAATCATCAATTGTTACAAACTCACAAATTTAAAGAAAACTCGCTACGCGAACATGAATtgaataccaaaaaaaaaatcacaaatttGAAAAAATGGCCTGAGAAATTAAACATTACTGCGCCACACGATCATACTCGAATGATTATTTTCCCTTGCTGGCCAGAGTACTACCAGAGTTGGAGATTTCTTGCTCAATTTATTTTCTTTGTCAGTTTATTTAGGATACTGTATACGTGGAAAAGTAAAGATTGAGACGTGGTGTATTAACAAGACATGTGGCAACTCGAGTAATACCCTGTACTTATCCAGTTTTGTCATCCCGATATTCATACTTACGAGTTTGTCAACTAAATCTCTCTACCTTTAAAAAATGAGCATTTTAAGCCCTTCTCATTtcgaaaaacaaaaacaaaatcaaaatccGGGGTTTGGACTAAAAGTCCATTAATTTAGTAACAAGTGAAGAAAACTGCTCTAATTTATTTCAAGTGATGAAACAATTGTACCTTTACAAGCGGTAACATCACCACGTATCTCACAGTATTTAAGAAGAAGATCAACAGCTTGATTAACATTAACACCAACATTAGGTAACAAAGTGGGATTTTCATAAAGAAGAGTGATGTATCAAATATAattttaagtaataataaaaatTAACTTACTGATAATGATCATTTTCCTATCATTATTTgaaaatagaaaaagttttacGGAGCAAAGATTGAGCCTTAGTTTTGAATGGGTGTTTTTCCAAAACTTTGCTAGGTGTTCTCCTCACTGAAAACCTAAGATATACGAAAACAAAGAAGAATGATTCAAAAAATTAAAAGGGTTTGCTTTCTTTCTTAAAATGTACTCTAAAAGAAAATATATAACATTTCCAAATAATATCTCTCACGTTTAATATAATTGCAAGGTATACATACTGACTAAGACACTTCTATTTTTTCTTTAAATACTGGATACATATTAGTTGAGGCACCATAAGGTGCATAGGTATAAAATGGGCATCAAGTACGAAGTAAGGAGTTGCATTGCACATTAGACataattgaaagagattaattccgtgattattctcattgattgagttggtaaatataccatagttacaatgtcctattaggatacaaactatactaacctaaaatagaagatttacaaaatattcttttactacatatttacactatttatcacacccccgcagtcgaaacgggaggtttacgaacgctgagactgtcccgaaaatcttcaaataagacctgtggcagtcctttagtgaaaatatcggcgagctgatatcgggacggaacatgaaggacacggacgtggccgcgcgccaccttttcacgaacaaaatgtatatccatctcaatgtgcttggtgcgctgatgttggactggatttcctgacaggtaaatggcactgacattatcacaataaactaaagtagccttagggatcggacaatgtagttccaagaggaggttacgtatctagcatgattcagagacaacattagcaactcccctatattctgcttccgtactagagcgggaaagagtaggttggcgcttagatgaccaggatatcaaattatctcccaaaaacacgcaataacccgacgtcgagcgtctggtgtctggacatccccccaatcagcatcagtgtatgaaaccaaatcagtaactgaagatgagtagagatgcaaaccatgatcaagagtaccctgaatataccgaataatccgcttaagagcaagcatatgcgtatctcgtggagcatgcatatgaagacaaatctgctgtacggcataagaaatatccggtctggtgaaggtaagatactgaagagcacctgcaaggctccggaaatgagtgggatcgtcacacagatcgccagaagaggcactgaccttcggtttagtgtcaaccggagtggaagaaggcttacacgaggacattactgcacgttcaataatgtccgtagcataacttcgttgtgatagaaacataccacccttgtgacgggtcaccgcaatgccaagaaaatagttcaaaggacctaagtccttcatagcaaattctgagccaagaaggcccataatagaacagcggagagcatctgaagaagcagtaagaataatatcatccacatatagtaaaatgtaagccaagtggtgccctttgcgatagatgaacaaggagtggtcagacctgctattagcaaaaccaatggaagaaacaaagtcagcaaatcttttataccaagctctcggtgcctgtttaagcccatataaggacttgcgcaacaaacacacataatcgggacgagatgggtctctaaaacccataggctgatgcatataaaccgtctccttgagctcgccatgaagaaatgcatttttgacatccaactgatgaatgggccaatgtttagatagagctagacttaagacagtgcggatcgttgctggcttcacgaccggactgaaagtctcaccacaatcaatgccaacctgttgtgttttgccatcacatacaagacaggctttatgcctctcaaaatcaccattagacttttatttatgagtaaaaatccacatagaccgaataacattcacattaggtggacggggtaccaaatcccacgacttatttttaataagagcatcatattcatcatccatggccaatttccaattcgggtcacgtagcgcatccaacggtttacgaggtatgggggacttggtaaccgccacatgtagattaaatgggcgcttgggtttgaaaatcccgcgctgactacgagtgaccatacgtgtgtgggtattgggctggacaAGTGGAGAAATAGTCGAGTTTTGCGGGGTGGTGGGAAGCTGGTGGGGGAGAGGGGCGGACTGGTCCTGCGTAGAGGACGATGGAGGCTGCTGCCCAGGTGGGGAGGGGTCGGCGTGGTCCTGAGTCACGGGCAGCGACGGAGGGGGACAGGGCAGCGGTGGAGGGctggcggctatatgatggatcaagtaaggagagaggccatcatcaaggaagtcataagaggtgggagccggagtatgaattttggaaaacggaaattgagt carries:
- the LOC132635060 gene encoding non-specific lipid transfer protein GPI-anchored 7-like, with product MISSKHLFLITVALLSVTTTQAQQPDCASKLVPCAPYLNSTKPPASCCDPLREAVTDDLACLCKLYGNPTLLPSLGINVTQAIGLPKYCNIPGDVSACKAASPSSRSPSKTTPAAKEKSGVSRVAWTGMSSLLVLFASFVLA